A genomic segment from Nodosilinea sp. PGN35 encodes:
- a CDS encoding response regulator transcription factor produces the protein MAEAKILVVDDDPAIRNLIYRFLAKQNYEMESAEDGKKALAAFEQFTPDLVILDLNLPDTNGYDLCKEMQSRTGVFVLMLTSRTDESDKIRGFNEGADDYLTKPFSLGELEVRVGAILKRQRPVTAAEQQCLTFNSLAIDPVRREVMLNDEMVPLTALEFDLLHFLASHPGRVWRRAELIQKVWDYDYVGDQRVVDVHVGQIRKKIEKDTTQPALIQTVRGVGYKFEPPGTGEEAIAG, from the coding sequence ATGGCGGAAGCCAAAATCCTCGTTGTCGATGACGACCCGGCAATTCGCAACCTGATTTATCGGTTCCTGGCCAAGCAAAACTATGAAATGGAATCGGCAGAGGACGGCAAAAAGGCCCTGGCGGCATTTGAGCAGTTTACCCCCGACCTGGTAATTCTCGACCTCAACCTGCCCGACACTAACGGCTACGACCTGTGTAAAGAGATGCAGTCGCGCACCGGGGTGTTCGTGCTGATGCTGACGAGCCGCACCGACGAGTCGGACAAAATTCGCGGTTTCAACGAGGGGGCCGACGACTATCTAACCAAACCCTTCAGCCTCGGCGAGCTAGAGGTGCGGGTAGGGGCCATTCTCAAGCGCCAGCGCCCGGTTACGGCGGCGGAACAGCAGTGCCTAACCTTCAACAGCCTGGCCATTGACCCGGTGCGGCGTGAGGTCATGCTCAACGACGAAATGGTGCCCCTGACGGCCCTGGAGTTTGACCTACTGCACTTCTTGGCTAGCCACCCTGGCCGCGTCTGGCGGCGGGCAGAGCTGATTCAGAAAGTTTGGGACTACGACTACGTGGGCGATCAGCGCGTTGTGGATGTCCACGTCGGCCAGATTCGCAAGAAAATCGAGAAAGACACCACTCAACCGGCCCTGATTCAAACGGTGCGGGGGGTGGGCTACAAGTTTGAGCCGCCGGGCACCGGAGAAGAGGCGATCGCGGGTTAG
- a CDS encoding rhomboid family intramembrane serine protease, whose translation MVPLRDDNPITITPVVTYGLIGLNIAVFVFQLSLSREGLDRFFDTWALVPAQLTESFQGALQAPAYEWMTLISSQFLHGGFFHVGGNLLYLWVFGNNIEDRLGHARFLIFYLGCGALAGLTQWIFDPYSAVPTIGASGAIAGVMGAYILRFPRAHIVTLIPLIIFFTTIRIPAIFFLGFWFVQQALFSLASLSSDVNLGSSGVAYWAHSGGFVFGLMLGPLLGLMGDKPGSPRR comes from the coding sequence GTGGTTCCCCTCCGTGATGACAACCCGATCACCATTACCCCGGTGGTGACCTACGGGCTGATTGGGCTCAATATTGCTGTGTTTGTGTTTCAGCTCAGCCTGTCGCGGGAGGGCCTCGATCGATTTTTCGACACCTGGGCGCTGGTGCCAGCCCAGCTGACCGAGAGCTTTCAGGGGGCGCTTCAGGCTCCGGCCTACGAATGGATGACCCTGATTTCGTCTCAGTTTCTTCACGGGGGCTTTTTCCACGTGGGGGGGAATCTGCTCTACCTGTGGGTGTTTGGCAACAACATTGAGGATCGGCTGGGCCACGCCAGGTTTTTGATTTTTTATCTGGGCTGCGGGGCGCTGGCGGGGCTGACCCAGTGGATTTTTGACCCCTACTCGGCGGTACCGACCATTGGGGCCAGCGGGGCGATCGCCGGGGTCATGGGAGCCTATATTCTGCGGTTCCCCCGGGCCCATATTGTCACCCTGATTCCGCTGATTATCTTTTTCACCACCATCCGCATTCCAGCAATCTTTTTCCTGGGGTTCTGGTTTGTGCAGCAGGCCCTGTTTAGCCTGGCCAGCCTCAGCAGCGACGTCAACTTGGGCTCTAGCGGAGTCGCCTACTGGGCCCACTCGGGCGGATTTGTGTTTGGGCTGATGCTCGGCCCGCTGCTGGGGTTGATGGGCGACAAACCGGGATCGCCTCGGCGATAG